The sequence TCTGTCGGCCGCGACCATGGTGGTGGTGGTGCTCTCGTACAGCTACCTGGAGCGGGTGCCGGGCAACCGCGAGGAGTTCTATCTCCTGCTCACGCTGGCTACCTTCGGCTGCGCGGTGCTGACCGCCAGCAACCACTTCATCTCGTTTTTTCTGGGGCTGGAGATTCTGAGCGTCTCTCTCTACGGGCTCGTGGCGTATCTGCGCACGACGCGCACGGCGCTGGAATCGGGCATCAAGTACCTGATCCTGGCGGCGGCGTCGGCGGCCTTCCTGCTCTTCGGCATGGCGCTCATCTACGCGGACCTCGGCACCATGGACTTCACCGCCATGACCTCGGTGCTGGCGGCCAAGACCCGGGAGCCCTCCGTGCTGCTCCTCGGCGGCTTCGCCATGGTGATCATCGGCGCCGGCTTCAAGCTCGCGGTGGTGCCGTTCCACATGTGGGCGCCGGACGTCTACCAGGGCGCGCCCACGCCCGTCACGGCGTACCTCACCACGGTCTCCAAGGGCGCCATGGTGGCGCTGCTGCTGCGCTACGGTCAGTACGGCGGGCTCCTGGACTACGACTCGGTGGCCTCGGTGCTGGCGGTGATCGCGGTGCTCTCCATGTTCCTCGGCAACCTGCTGGCGCTCTTGCAGGACAACCTCAAGCGCTTGCTGGCCTATTCCTCCATCGCCCATCTCGGCTACCTGCTGGTGGCGGTGATCGCCGCCTCCCGCGAGGGGTCGCACGCGGTGACCTTCTACCTGGTGGCCTACTTCATCACTTCGCTGGGCATCTTCGGGATCATCACCGCGCTCTCGGACGAGCGCAAGGAAGCCGACGAGATCAGCGACTACCGCGGCCTGTTCTGGCGCCGCCCGTGGGTAAGCGGCGCGCTGTCGCTGATGCTGTTCTCGCTGGCGGGGATCCCGCTCACCGCCGGCTTCGTGGGAAAGTTCTACGTCCTCACCGCCGGCGTGCTCTCCGACCTGTGGGCGCTGGTGATCCTGCTGGTGGTGAGCAGCGTCATCGGCCTCTACTACTACCTGCGCATCATCATCACCATGTACCTGTCCGCCCCCGAGGACCCGTCCTCGCCCCTGTCCGCCACCCGCCGCTTCTCCCTCCCGGAGGGACTCGTGCTCGCCGGCCTCACGGTGCTGCTGATCTGGTTCGGCATCTACCCCGCGTCGCTGCTGAGCGCCATACAGGCGGCCGTGGGTACC is a genomic window of Deltaproteobacteria bacterium containing:
- a CDS encoding NADH-quinone oxidoreductase subunit N, translated to MNPFSALTPIVLLGLTPLVLMLVISFHRSHRLAALISLVGMGLPLVLLAGTATSAVPPLAPLLIIDGYALFYIGLLSAATMVVVVLSYSYLERVPGNREEFYLLLTLATFGCAVLTASNHFISFFLGLEILSVSLYGLVAYLRTTRTALESGIKYLILAAASAAFLLFGMALIYADLGTMDFTAMTSVLAAKTREPSVLLLGGFAMVIIGAGFKLAVVPFHMWAPDVYQGAPTPVTAYLTTVSKGAMVALLLRYGQYGGLLDYDSVASVLAVIAVLSMFLGNLLALLQDNLKRLLAYSSIAHLGYLLVAVIAASREGSHAVTFYLVAYFITSLGIFGIITALSDERKEADEISDYRGLFWRRPWVSGALSLMLFSLAGIPLTAGFVGKFYVLTAGVLSDLWALVILLVVSSVIGLYYYLRIIITMYLSAPEDPSSPLSATRRFSLPEGLVLAGLTVLLIWFGIYPASLLSAIQAAVGTLA